Proteins from a genomic interval of Helicoverpa armigera isolate CAAS_96S chromosome 9, ASM3070526v1, whole genome shotgun sequence:
- the LOC110372536 gene encoding uncharacterized protein LOC110372536 isoform X2 — MSSIDEFVNSPAWLVKVSGAQRGRERHAAPTADAHGGRLAARAHPPRPLSKPRPTEAMDLADVPRHRPLAFDKMESLIKEMQDPESGVPVRCQKLFLSIIPSAFMGYDLIEWLMDRFNLEESSNGECTITGTGPWPMTRRRIPVESSSNNEKLKSVPMWLIFEAINLGNLLCQYGYFFPVNDLKNLILKDDSSLYRFQSPYYWPWQAPRVAGSSSAPTLGPDNVEYAIYLVKRTLRNKQRHGLEEYEQEALANLKKNLAAKWDFITMQAEEQVRLAKERKKGDKIVSDSQERAYWRVARPPPGVNSALEPCPVPVRARHLRGKKRSMHQVMREIEQLKACLDRTRVKTSIALDALVAYSETFTPYDPWLTQPQPSNPWVSDDTLFWQLNSPLVEVPNERRVQRWAVSIDELVSDPTGLQEFTSFLRKEYSHENIRFWLAVMDLRRSSTKQIPKKLEDIYEEFLKPGAPCEINIDGATAERVTEGLRSGSRYALDHAADHVYGLLLKKDCYPRFVRSDHFQRLLNDGRNVHHKKAKLVGLVTDEVQKFFNFGGQVKKKTASSGAALSRRRGSDRSLSGSAHELAVCAAQPPRPPDHAPSHSHSQSNLCDINAFRDPLDDDTADVLPWECSSREVVYGGAHRRRQDSTADSGSSSSDVSASVTGERRRLPQQSTLDGGLRGAPPPLRRLSAVEPRHLAPLASPPHSPRPPRPPPAPAPLAHAPHPTPTISVSSAPDDDERTASPDEPRSVAHSDEPSSVFASADATPTEPARPVFKIAEECAPAGDALQPPPDPGCDSSRGEAPHDARIRSVLESGVCAPSVESYDDSSASGAVSDSRDSDRTRSSEDDVVSVQRVLSRESSTIKENSPASSKDTSSKIGDLPRNASECEDAGTSASGEKPPSEVPAPDQAGPGAELAPVRPASDPEPAPCRAGSGPEPPSSRTGSGPEPAPRPPVAPLAVCEDIGVDDDSVDKVPSAPLQRVSGDSRAASDDATRNIAHTDELTSVSQTNIVKRDNKSGIGERKQRNDICPWEDESSCESDAPFVKTYATLGYL, encoded by the exons GTGTCGGGGGCGCAGCGCGGGCGCGAGCGGCATGCGGCCCCGACGGCAGACGCCCATGGAGGTCGGctagcggcgcgcgcgcaccccCCGCGCCCGCTGTCCAAGCCCCGCCCCACCGAAGCCATGGATCTCGCTGACGTGCCTCGACACCGACCCCTTGCCTTCGATAAG ATGGAAAGCTTAATAAAAGAAATGCAAGATCCAGAATCGGGGGTACCTGTTCGGTGTCAAAAACTTTTTCTCAGCATTATACCTTCTGCTTTTATGG GTTATGATCTTATCGAGTGGTTAATGGATCGGTTTAATCTAGAAGAGTCAAGTAATGGTGAGTGTACGATTACCGGTACAGGGCCATGGCCGATGACCCGTCGTCGCATACCAGTAGAGAGTAGCTCTAATAACGAGAAGCTCAAATCTGTCCCAATGTGGTTGATAT TCGAAGCAATAAATTTAGGCAATCTACTCTGCCAGTATGGTTACTTCTTTCCTGTGAACGATTTGAAAAACCTTATATTAAAGGATGATTCTTCTCTTTATAGATTTCAA agtcCTTATTATTGGCCATGGCAAGCGCCTCGCGTGGCCGGCAGCTCGAGTGCTCCGACGCTGGGGCCCGACAATGTCGAGTACGCCATCTATCTGGTGAAGCGGACACTGCGCAACAAGCAGAGACATGGCCTCGAAGAGTACGAGCAAGAAGCGCTTGCAAACCTCAAAAAGAACCTCGCAGCCAAATGGGATTTTATTACAATGCAAGCGGAGGAACAG GTCCGGTTAGCAAAGGAGAGGAAGAAAGGCGACAAGATAGTGAGCGACAGCCAGGAGCGTGCATACTGGCGCGTGGCTCGGCCGCCGCCCGGCGTCAACAGCGCTCTGGAGCCCTGCCCCGTGCCTGTGCGGGCCCGCCATCTGCGCGGGAAGAAGCGCTCCATGCACCAGGTCATGCGAGAG ATTGAGCAACTAAAAGCGTGTCTGGACCGTACGAGAGTGAAGACTTCAATTGCCCTTGATGCCCTCGTGGCGTACTCGGAGACCTTCACTCCCTACGATCCCTGGCTCACCCAGCCGCAGCCCTCCAACCCTTGGGTCAGCGACGACACCCTATTCTGGCAACTTAACAGCCCTCT TGTGGAGGTGCCAAATGAGAGGCGGGTGCAGCGCTGGGCGGTTTCCATCGACGAGCTGGTGTCGGACCCCACGGGGCTGCAGGAGTTCACCAGCTTCCTGCGCAAGGAGTACTCGCACGAGAACATCAGGTTCTGGCTGGCGGTCATGGACCTGCGACGGAGCAGCACCAAGCAGATTCCTAAGAAGCTTGAAGATATCTATGA AGAGTTCCTAAAGCCGGGCGCGCCGTGCGAGATCAACATCGACGGCGCGACAGCCGAGCGCGTGACGGAGGGGCTGCGCAGCGGCTCGCGCTACGCTCTCGACCACGCCGCCGACCACGTGTACGGCCTGCTGCTCAAGAAGGACTGCTACCCGCGCTTCGTGCGCTCCGACCACTTCCAGCGCCTGCTCAACGACGGCCGCAATGTCCACCACAAGAAGGCTAAGTTAGTTGGACTTGTTACAGACGAGGTCCAAAA ATTTTTCAACTTCGGCGGTCAAGTGAAGAAGAAGACGGCGTCGAGCGGCGCGGCGCTGTCTCGGCGTCGCGGCTCGGACCGCTCGCTGTCGGGCTCGGCGCACGAGCTGGCGGTCTGCGCAGCACAGCCGCCGCGCCCGCCAGACCATGCGCCCAGCCACTCGCACTCGCAGTCCAACCTCTGCGACATCAACGCCTTCCG AGATCCCCTGGACGACGACACTGCCGACGTGCTGCCGTGGGAGTGTTCGTCGCGAGAGGTGGTGTACGGCGGCGCGCACCGGCGGCGGCAGGACTCCACCGCCGACTCGGGCAGCTCGTCCTCCGACGTGAGCGCCAGCGTGACGGGCGAGCGGCGCCGCCTGCCGCAGCAGAGCACGCTGGACGGCGGCCTGCGCGGCGCGCCGCCCCCGCTGCGCCGCCTGTCGGCCGTGGAGCCGCGCCACCTGGCGCCGCTCGCGTCCCCGCCGCActcgccgcgcccgccgcgcccgccgcccgcgcccgcgccgctcgcgcACGCGCCGCACCCCACGCCCACCATCAGCGTCAGCTCCGCGCCCGACGACGACGAGCGCACCGCCTCGCCCGACGAGCCGCGCTCCGTGGCGCACTCCGACGAGCCCTCCTCCGTGTTCGCGTCCGCCGACGCCACGCCCACCGAGCCCGCGCGGCCCGTCTTCAAGATCGCCGAGGAGTGCGCCCCCGCCGGCGACGCGCTGCAGCCGCCCCCAGACCCAGGTTGTGATAGTTCGCGAGGGGAGGCGCCGCACGACGCGAGGATCCGATCCGTGTTGGAGTCGGGCGTCTGTGCACCTTCGGTGGAATCCTACGATGACTCGTCCGCTTCCGGCGCCGTGTCCGACTCGAGGGATTCCGATCGAACGAGATCGTCCGAAGATGACGTCGTGTCTGTACAACGAGTGCTGTCCCGGGAATCTTCAACGATTAAGGAAAACAGTCCGGCCTCAAGTAAAGATACGAGTAGTAAAATCGGCGATCTTCCGAGGAATGCGTCGGAGTGTGAGGACGCCGGCACGAGTGCTAGTGGCGAGAAGCCGCCGAGCGAGGTGCCGGCTCCCGATCAGGCGGGCCCTGGTGCGGAACTGGCGCCGGTCCGACCTGCCTCCGACCCAGAGCCGGCGCCGTGCCGAGCTGGGTCCGGCCCGGAGCCGCCGTCGAGCCGGACCGGGTCCGGTCCGGAGCCGGCGCCGCGGCCGCCGGTGGCGCCGCTCGCCGTCTGCGAGGACATCGGGGTCGACGACGATAGCGTAGACAAAGTGCCTTCGGCGCCACTGCAAAGGGTCTCGGGAGATTCCAGGGCGGCGTCTGACGACGCGACGAGAAATATTGCTCATACAGACGAACTGACGTCGGTCTCACAAACCAATATTGTTAAGCGTGATAATAAAAGCGGCATCGGTGAGCGTAAGCAGCGGAACGACATATGTCCATGGGAGGACGA aagTTCCTGCGAGAGTGATGCTCCATTTGTTAAAACTTACGCAACGCTcggttatttataa
- the LOC110372536 gene encoding uncharacterized protein LOC110372536 isoform X5, translating into MGRDVPLVRRVSLCGIVGTPPRCEVSGAQRGRERHAAPTADAHGGRLAARAHPPRPLSKPRPTEAMDLADVPRHRPLAFDKMESLIKEMQDPESGVPVRCQKLFLSIIPSAFMGYDLIEWLMDRFNLEESSNVEAINLGNLLCQYGYFFPVNDLKNLILKDDSSLYRFQSPYYWPWQAPRVAGSSSAPTLGPDNVEYAIYLVKRTLRNKQRHGLEEYEQEALANLKKNLAAKWDFITMQAEEQVRLAKERKKGDKIVSDSQERAYWRVARPPPGVNSALEPCPVPVRARHLRGKKRSMHQVMREIEQLKACLDRTRVKTSIALDALVAYSETFTPYDPWLTQPQPSNPWVSDDTLFWQLNSPLVEVPNERRVQRWAVSIDELVSDPTGLQEFTSFLRKEYSHENIRFWLAVMDLRRSSTKQIPKKLEDIYEEFLKPGAPCEINIDGATAERVTEGLRSGSRYALDHAADHVYGLLLKKDCYPRFVRSDHFQRLLNDGRNVHHKKAKFFNFGGQVKKKTASSGAALSRRRGSDRSLSGSAHELAVCAAQPPRPPDHAPSHSHSQSNLCDINAFRDPLDDDTADVLPWECSSREVVYGGAHRRRQDSTADSGSSSSDVSASVTGERRRLPQQSTLDGGLRGAPPPLRRLSAVEPRHLAPLASPPHSPRPPRPPPAPAPLAHAPHPTPTISVSSAPDDDERTASPDEPRSVAHSDEPSSVFASADATPTEPARPVFKIAEECAPAGDALQPPPDPGCDSSRGEAPHDARIRSVLESGVCAPSVESYDDSSASGAVSDSRDSDRTRSSEDDVVSVQRVLSRESSTIKENSPASSKDTSSKIGDLPRNASECEDAGTSASGEKPPSEVPAPDQAGPGAELAPVRPASDPEPAPCRAGSGPEPPSSRTGSGPEPAPRPPVAPLAVCEDIGVDDDSVDKVPSAPLQRVSGDSRAASDDATRNIAHTDELTSVSQTNIVKRDNKSGIGERKQRNDICPWEDESSCESDAPFVKTYATLGYL; encoded by the exons GTGTCGGGGGCGCAGCGCGGGCGCGAGCGGCATGCGGCCCCGACGGCAGACGCCCATGGAGGTCGGctagcggcgcgcgcgcaccccCCGCGCCCGCTGTCCAAGCCCCGCCCCACCGAAGCCATGGATCTCGCTGACGTGCCTCGACACCGACCCCTTGCCTTCGATAAG ATGGAAAGCTTAATAAAAGAAATGCAAGATCCAGAATCGGGGGTACCTGTTCGGTGTCAAAAACTTTTTCTCAGCATTATACCTTCTGCTTTTATGG GTTATGATCTTATCGAGTGGTTAATGGATCGGTTTAATCTAGAAGAGTCAAGTAATG TCGAAGCAATAAATTTAGGCAATCTACTCTGCCAGTATGGTTACTTCTTTCCTGTGAACGATTTGAAAAACCTTATATTAAAGGATGATTCTTCTCTTTATAGATTTCAA agtcCTTATTATTGGCCATGGCAAGCGCCTCGCGTGGCCGGCAGCTCGAGTGCTCCGACGCTGGGGCCCGACAATGTCGAGTACGCCATCTATCTGGTGAAGCGGACACTGCGCAACAAGCAGAGACATGGCCTCGAAGAGTACGAGCAAGAAGCGCTTGCAAACCTCAAAAAGAACCTCGCAGCCAAATGGGATTTTATTACAATGCAAGCGGAGGAACAG GTCCGGTTAGCAAAGGAGAGGAAGAAAGGCGACAAGATAGTGAGCGACAGCCAGGAGCGTGCATACTGGCGCGTGGCTCGGCCGCCGCCCGGCGTCAACAGCGCTCTGGAGCCCTGCCCCGTGCCTGTGCGGGCCCGCCATCTGCGCGGGAAGAAGCGCTCCATGCACCAGGTCATGCGAGAG ATTGAGCAACTAAAAGCGTGTCTGGACCGTACGAGAGTGAAGACTTCAATTGCCCTTGATGCCCTCGTGGCGTACTCGGAGACCTTCACTCCCTACGATCCCTGGCTCACCCAGCCGCAGCCCTCCAACCCTTGGGTCAGCGACGACACCCTATTCTGGCAACTTAACAGCCCTCT TGTGGAGGTGCCAAATGAGAGGCGGGTGCAGCGCTGGGCGGTTTCCATCGACGAGCTGGTGTCGGACCCCACGGGGCTGCAGGAGTTCACCAGCTTCCTGCGCAAGGAGTACTCGCACGAGAACATCAGGTTCTGGCTGGCGGTCATGGACCTGCGACGGAGCAGCACCAAGCAGATTCCTAAGAAGCTTGAAGATATCTATGA AGAGTTCCTAAAGCCGGGCGCGCCGTGCGAGATCAACATCGACGGCGCGACAGCCGAGCGCGTGACGGAGGGGCTGCGCAGCGGCTCGCGCTACGCTCTCGACCACGCCGCCGACCACGTGTACGGCCTGCTGCTCAAGAAGGACTGCTACCCGCGCTTCGTGCGCTCCGACCACTTCCAGCGCCTGCTCAACGACGGCCGCAATGTCCACCACAAGAAGGCTAA ATTTTTCAACTTCGGCGGTCAAGTGAAGAAGAAGACGGCGTCGAGCGGCGCGGCGCTGTCTCGGCGTCGCGGCTCGGACCGCTCGCTGTCGGGCTCGGCGCACGAGCTGGCGGTCTGCGCAGCACAGCCGCCGCGCCCGCCAGACCATGCGCCCAGCCACTCGCACTCGCAGTCCAACCTCTGCGACATCAACGCCTTCCG AGATCCCCTGGACGACGACACTGCCGACGTGCTGCCGTGGGAGTGTTCGTCGCGAGAGGTGGTGTACGGCGGCGCGCACCGGCGGCGGCAGGACTCCACCGCCGACTCGGGCAGCTCGTCCTCCGACGTGAGCGCCAGCGTGACGGGCGAGCGGCGCCGCCTGCCGCAGCAGAGCACGCTGGACGGCGGCCTGCGCGGCGCGCCGCCCCCGCTGCGCCGCCTGTCGGCCGTGGAGCCGCGCCACCTGGCGCCGCTCGCGTCCCCGCCGCActcgccgcgcccgccgcgcccgccgcccgcgcccgcgccgctcgcgcACGCGCCGCACCCCACGCCCACCATCAGCGTCAGCTCCGCGCCCGACGACGACGAGCGCACCGCCTCGCCCGACGAGCCGCGCTCCGTGGCGCACTCCGACGAGCCCTCCTCCGTGTTCGCGTCCGCCGACGCCACGCCCACCGAGCCCGCGCGGCCCGTCTTCAAGATCGCCGAGGAGTGCGCCCCCGCCGGCGACGCGCTGCAGCCGCCCCCAGACCCAGGTTGTGATAGTTCGCGAGGGGAGGCGCCGCACGACGCGAGGATCCGATCCGTGTTGGAGTCGGGCGTCTGTGCACCTTCGGTGGAATCCTACGATGACTCGTCCGCTTCCGGCGCCGTGTCCGACTCGAGGGATTCCGATCGAACGAGATCGTCCGAAGATGACGTCGTGTCTGTACAACGAGTGCTGTCCCGGGAATCTTCAACGATTAAGGAAAACAGTCCGGCCTCAAGTAAAGATACGAGTAGTAAAATCGGCGATCTTCCGAGGAATGCGTCGGAGTGTGAGGACGCCGGCACGAGTGCTAGTGGCGAGAAGCCGCCGAGCGAGGTGCCGGCTCCCGATCAGGCGGGCCCTGGTGCGGAACTGGCGCCGGTCCGACCTGCCTCCGACCCAGAGCCGGCGCCGTGCCGAGCTGGGTCCGGCCCGGAGCCGCCGTCGAGCCGGACCGGGTCCGGTCCGGAGCCGGCGCCGCGGCCGCCGGTGGCGCCGCTCGCCGTCTGCGAGGACATCGGGGTCGACGACGATAGCGTAGACAAAGTGCCTTCGGCGCCACTGCAAAGGGTCTCGGGAGATTCCAGGGCGGCGTCTGACGACGCGACGAGAAATATTGCTCATACAGACGAACTGACGTCGGTCTCACAAACCAATATTGTTAAGCGTGATAATAAAAGCGGCATCGGTGAGCGTAAGCAGCGGAACGACATATGTCCATGGGAGGACGA aagTTCCTGCGAGAGTGATGCTCCATTTGTTAAAACTTACGCAACGCTcggttatttataa
- the LOC110372536 gene encoding uncharacterized protein LOC110372536 isoform X3 codes for MGRDVPLVRRVSLCGIVGTPPRCEVSGAQRGRERHAAPTADAHGGRLAARAHPPRPLSKPRPTEAMDLADVPRHRPLAFDKMESLIKEMQDPESGVPVRCQKLFLSIIPSAFMGYDLIEWLMDRFNLEESSNGECTITGTGPWPMTRRRIPVESSSNNEKLKSVPMWLIFEAINLGNLLCQYGYFFPVNDLKNLILKDDSSLYRFQSPYYWPWQAPRVAGSSSAPTLGPDNVEYAIYLVKRTLRNKQRHGLEEYEQEALANLKKNLAAKWDFITMQAEEQVRLAKERKKGDKIVSDSQERAYWRVARPPPGVNSALEPCPVPVRARHLRGKKRSMHQVMREIEQLKACLDRTRVKTSIALDALVAYSETFTPYDPWLTQPQPSNPWVSDDTLFWQLNSPLVEVPNERRVQRWAVSIDELVSDPTGLQEFTSFLRKEYSHENIRFWLAVMDLRRSSTKQIPKKLEDIYEEFLKPGAPCEINIDGATAERVTEGLRSGSRYALDHAADHVYGLLLKKDCYPRFVRSDHFQRLLNDGRNVHHKKAKFFNFGGQVKKKTASSGAALSRRRGSDRSLSGSAHELAVCAAQPPRPPDHAPSHSHSQSNLCDINAFRDPLDDDTADVLPWECSSREVVYGGAHRRRQDSTADSGSSSSDVSASVTGERRRLPQQSTLDGGLRGAPPPLRRLSAVEPRHLAPLASPPHSPRPPRPPPAPAPLAHAPHPTPTISVSSAPDDDERTASPDEPRSVAHSDEPSSVFASADATPTEPARPVFKIAEECAPAGDALQPPPDPGCDSSRGEAPHDARIRSVLESGVCAPSVESYDDSSASGAVSDSRDSDRTRSSEDDVVSVQRVLSRESSTIKENSPASSKDTSSKIGDLPRNASECEDAGTSASGEKPPSEVPAPDQAGPGAELAPVRPASDPEPAPCRAGSGPEPPSSRTGSGPEPAPRPPVAPLAVCEDIGVDDDSVDKVPSAPLQRVSGDSRAASDDATRNIAHTDELTSVSQTNIVKRDNKSGIGERKQRNDICPWEDESSCESDAPFVKTYATLGYL; via the exons GTGTCGGGGGCGCAGCGCGGGCGCGAGCGGCATGCGGCCCCGACGGCAGACGCCCATGGAGGTCGGctagcggcgcgcgcgcaccccCCGCGCCCGCTGTCCAAGCCCCGCCCCACCGAAGCCATGGATCTCGCTGACGTGCCTCGACACCGACCCCTTGCCTTCGATAAG ATGGAAAGCTTAATAAAAGAAATGCAAGATCCAGAATCGGGGGTACCTGTTCGGTGTCAAAAACTTTTTCTCAGCATTATACCTTCTGCTTTTATGG GTTATGATCTTATCGAGTGGTTAATGGATCGGTTTAATCTAGAAGAGTCAAGTAATGGTGAGTGTACGATTACCGGTACAGGGCCATGGCCGATGACCCGTCGTCGCATACCAGTAGAGAGTAGCTCTAATAACGAGAAGCTCAAATCTGTCCCAATGTGGTTGATAT TCGAAGCAATAAATTTAGGCAATCTACTCTGCCAGTATGGTTACTTCTTTCCTGTGAACGATTTGAAAAACCTTATATTAAAGGATGATTCTTCTCTTTATAGATTTCAA agtcCTTATTATTGGCCATGGCAAGCGCCTCGCGTGGCCGGCAGCTCGAGTGCTCCGACGCTGGGGCCCGACAATGTCGAGTACGCCATCTATCTGGTGAAGCGGACACTGCGCAACAAGCAGAGACATGGCCTCGAAGAGTACGAGCAAGAAGCGCTTGCAAACCTCAAAAAGAACCTCGCAGCCAAATGGGATTTTATTACAATGCAAGCGGAGGAACAG GTCCGGTTAGCAAAGGAGAGGAAGAAAGGCGACAAGATAGTGAGCGACAGCCAGGAGCGTGCATACTGGCGCGTGGCTCGGCCGCCGCCCGGCGTCAACAGCGCTCTGGAGCCCTGCCCCGTGCCTGTGCGGGCCCGCCATCTGCGCGGGAAGAAGCGCTCCATGCACCAGGTCATGCGAGAG ATTGAGCAACTAAAAGCGTGTCTGGACCGTACGAGAGTGAAGACTTCAATTGCCCTTGATGCCCTCGTGGCGTACTCGGAGACCTTCACTCCCTACGATCCCTGGCTCACCCAGCCGCAGCCCTCCAACCCTTGGGTCAGCGACGACACCCTATTCTGGCAACTTAACAGCCCTCT TGTGGAGGTGCCAAATGAGAGGCGGGTGCAGCGCTGGGCGGTTTCCATCGACGAGCTGGTGTCGGACCCCACGGGGCTGCAGGAGTTCACCAGCTTCCTGCGCAAGGAGTACTCGCACGAGAACATCAGGTTCTGGCTGGCGGTCATGGACCTGCGACGGAGCAGCACCAAGCAGATTCCTAAGAAGCTTGAAGATATCTATGA AGAGTTCCTAAAGCCGGGCGCGCCGTGCGAGATCAACATCGACGGCGCGACAGCCGAGCGCGTGACGGAGGGGCTGCGCAGCGGCTCGCGCTACGCTCTCGACCACGCCGCCGACCACGTGTACGGCCTGCTGCTCAAGAAGGACTGCTACCCGCGCTTCGTGCGCTCCGACCACTTCCAGCGCCTGCTCAACGACGGCCGCAATGTCCACCACAAGAAGGCTAA ATTTTTCAACTTCGGCGGTCAAGTGAAGAAGAAGACGGCGTCGAGCGGCGCGGCGCTGTCTCGGCGTCGCGGCTCGGACCGCTCGCTGTCGGGCTCGGCGCACGAGCTGGCGGTCTGCGCAGCACAGCCGCCGCGCCCGCCAGACCATGCGCCCAGCCACTCGCACTCGCAGTCCAACCTCTGCGACATCAACGCCTTCCG AGATCCCCTGGACGACGACACTGCCGACGTGCTGCCGTGGGAGTGTTCGTCGCGAGAGGTGGTGTACGGCGGCGCGCACCGGCGGCGGCAGGACTCCACCGCCGACTCGGGCAGCTCGTCCTCCGACGTGAGCGCCAGCGTGACGGGCGAGCGGCGCCGCCTGCCGCAGCAGAGCACGCTGGACGGCGGCCTGCGCGGCGCGCCGCCCCCGCTGCGCCGCCTGTCGGCCGTGGAGCCGCGCCACCTGGCGCCGCTCGCGTCCCCGCCGCActcgccgcgcccgccgcgcccgccgcccgcgcccgcgccgctcgcgcACGCGCCGCACCCCACGCCCACCATCAGCGTCAGCTCCGCGCCCGACGACGACGAGCGCACCGCCTCGCCCGACGAGCCGCGCTCCGTGGCGCACTCCGACGAGCCCTCCTCCGTGTTCGCGTCCGCCGACGCCACGCCCACCGAGCCCGCGCGGCCCGTCTTCAAGATCGCCGAGGAGTGCGCCCCCGCCGGCGACGCGCTGCAGCCGCCCCCAGACCCAGGTTGTGATAGTTCGCGAGGGGAGGCGCCGCACGACGCGAGGATCCGATCCGTGTTGGAGTCGGGCGTCTGTGCACCTTCGGTGGAATCCTACGATGACTCGTCCGCTTCCGGCGCCGTGTCCGACTCGAGGGATTCCGATCGAACGAGATCGTCCGAAGATGACGTCGTGTCTGTACAACGAGTGCTGTCCCGGGAATCTTCAACGATTAAGGAAAACAGTCCGGCCTCAAGTAAAGATACGAGTAGTAAAATCGGCGATCTTCCGAGGAATGCGTCGGAGTGTGAGGACGCCGGCACGAGTGCTAGTGGCGAGAAGCCGCCGAGCGAGGTGCCGGCTCCCGATCAGGCGGGCCCTGGTGCGGAACTGGCGCCGGTCCGACCTGCCTCCGACCCAGAGCCGGCGCCGTGCCGAGCTGGGTCCGGCCCGGAGCCGCCGTCGAGCCGGACCGGGTCCGGTCCGGAGCCGGCGCCGCGGCCGCCGGTGGCGCCGCTCGCCGTCTGCGAGGACATCGGGGTCGACGACGATAGCGTAGACAAAGTGCCTTCGGCGCCACTGCAAAGGGTCTCGGGAGATTCCAGGGCGGCGTCTGACGACGCGACGAGAAATATTGCTCATACAGACGAACTGACGTCGGTCTCACAAACCAATATTGTTAAGCGTGATAATAAAAGCGGCATCGGTGAGCGTAAGCAGCGGAACGACATATGTCCATGGGAGGACGA aagTTCCTGCGAGAGTGATGCTCCATTTGTTAAAACTTACGCAACGCTcggttatttataa